GCCACTGTTCTGTACATATGTACCAAAAACTCCGTGAGCAAATGAATGAATGACTGTTAGTTGATTCTGACACTTCACCTAAAAAAGTTTCAGTTTTTAGCTAATAACTGAGAAATCTGAGACCAACCCATTTCATTTCACTCGCTATTCTTGTCCTTCACCTGTGTGTTTTAGTACACTGTCTGCTGATTGTCGGTCTGTTCTTTCTCGGAATTTGCGCTCCGTGAGTTTCATTATGCTGGATTTTGTGAGGTGAATTTCGTTTGGTTCTTTGTTCTTATTGTTTTTAATATTGCAGTGTATTGTTTCAAGGGACTGTTCTTGTAGTATTTGGATCTTGCTTTCTGAGAGTAATTGGTTAATTTGCGTATTGTATATTTGTATTGATGTGGCTGACATAGTGACTTTACTTGTACTGCTGGTAGCTTGGTAATTGTCTTGGACGTGAAGAAAAAACTTGCCAAGACTTTTCTGAAACTAAAAAGTAAAAGTCTTTAATAGGTTCTGCAATGTCTAAATTAACTTCAAAATTGAAATTTGCTTCTCTATCTTTATGACTGTTGTCCTTATAGATTAGTTTCGTGAACTGGCTACACTTGACTGACCCGAGCGTTCTAGGTTCTTTTACATCTGAGCAAGAAAAGCAATTTGGTTCGCCTCTTAATTTTCTAGTCATTTTTTTCTTAATACACAGTTAGTTGTCAAAAATACTCTAGGAGTACTTGGTTTATTTCATTTATCCAAGAAATAAGAAATTCATTTCATAATTTCCAGAAGGTTACTGGAAATTACTGGAAGTACTCTAGGAGTAGATAGCCTCTTGCAGAAGTGCAGGTAAGACTCTAtacaatagatccttgtggtccggccctttacCGGATCCCgcgcatagcaggagcttagtgcaccgggctgccctttttaatTTCCAGAAGGTTACTGGAATATATAAGTtagtttataattttttttatctaagctTCCTGGAAATACCAAGGGGTTTTGGATTGACAAAATTAAACTACTTTATAAAGCTGCTCAAGGACAGAGTTACTAAGTTATTGTATGAAGTTGTCCGATGAAATGTTCTGCCTTCGTCTTTTTTAGAAAGAATAAGTTACTCTTTAAAAGCCTCTTTAACATTTATTTGTTTGATTCCTCTTGGCAGTATATGACTCGGTTCAAACAGTGGTGAAGTTGCTGTACTTAATCATCTAATGGACTTCCGAACCTTGTTGTTAATCTTTCTGGCGCTGTGTCCTGCATTTTTGGCGCAAACAGGTGAAGATACAGAACTTATGATTGATACATCTGTGAAAATTGCCTGGACAGATGATAATTACATTTGTGCTACCCTTGATTGGTGGCCTAAAGAAAAGTGTAACTATAAACAATGTCCTTGGGACTTGGCATCTATTATAAATCTGGTAAGTTGTTCTTCAATATTATAAGTATAAATATCTTATCGAGATTCTGATTACGAAATGAGTGGTCAATGTTACTAAATGTGTTTTGATTTGTCAGGATTTATCTCATCCATTTCTGGAAAATGCTATACAAGGTTTGCACGAGCCATTATGCTATAATTTTAACCTATTTCTAAGTTGTTTCTGTTATTACCATAATTAGCAAAGTGAGACTTAAACATGCTGTCATTTCACCTTAAAATCTGAAGTGCATAAGCAAACTAGATTTCTTTCTCGTCTCTTAGATTTCTACTCTTCTCTGATTTAAATTTATTGGTGATACAGCTTTCAAGGGTTTGAGATTACGACTCGGAGGTTCATTACAGGACCAAGTAATATATGGTGTAGGCAACTTGAAATCTTCTTGCCATCCGTTCACCAAGCAGAGGGATGGGTTGTTTGGATTCTCTAAGGGATGCTTACATATGCATCGATGGGATGAGTTAAACAACCTTTTCAAGAAGACAGGGTAAGATTGTCTAATTCTGTACATCTTCTCCTATTGCATTCAACAGTATAAGCGTCTAACCATGTCCTGGCTAATAATCTGATCTGCTCCTAGGCTGCACGTTCTGGCTCGATACTATTCttattcttctttctcttttcccaATCTACGGATGCTATTGAGGAAACATGCGTCTCCAATTTGGTTAATTCCCAAATTTGACCACTTTCATCTTTATGAATGACTATATTCTAATTGATGAATGAATACAAGGTGAATTAAGATATAGGTAGTTTGTTATATGCCCATGCAGAGACGCGTCCTGAATTAGTATCCGTGACTTTGATGTTACTACTTCTTAATCCTGAATGTGCATCCATGACTATTCAAGAAACCTAAAGATGTTGGAATACACTGCCATTCTTTGTAGAGTGGTGTTGAATTTGCAGTTCTTCAGATACTGCAGACTATGACTTCTACAAAGAACTAAAAGTAAAAATAGCTCGTGGGCTGTCAAAAAACTTACCAAAAGTTCTCCCTTGAAGTTCATATAAGTTCAACTGCTTTTGCTGCAGAGCACTTGTGACTTTTGGCTTGAATGCGTTGTATGGGAGACGGCGGATCAATAGGCATGCGTGGGGAGGAAATTGGGATTCCAGCAATGCCCTCGATTTCATAAAATACACTGTTGCCAAGGGCTACCAGATACACTCATGGGAATTTGGTATATTTCTGGCATATTTCTTTCATCTTGCAACTTTATTTAAATCTCTCCTTTACCAAAGAGGTTCCTTTCCTCAATCTTGCTTTTTCTGGTTTTGCAGGAAATGAATTGAGTGGTCAGGGAATTGGTGCAAGTGTTAATGCTGTACAGTATGGAAAAGATGTTATCCATCTGCACAATCTCATAGACCAAGTATACAAGAATTTCGACCAACGTCCTCTTCTATTAGCACCAGGAGGATTCTATAGTCCTGAGTGGTTCAGCAAGCTCCTTGAGGTTTCAGGGCCTGGCATAGTCAATGTCTTGACGCATCATATTTATAATCTTGGCCCAGGTGAGCTAGTGTAAATCTGTTTGTTTTAATAGAACGGAGTTATATGAAGAATCCCCTTGATTTCTATAATCTAATTTGTATTTGAAAATTAAGGCATATTCTTAAACTCATAAAATCACGGATAAAATCTTAAATGCTTTTGCTTATGACACTTGGTCTCCATTCGTTGTCGTTTGAGTTACTTTTTTGGCAATAGCATTTGAGATAATGGAAAAGCTGCATACAAATACTTTTGGCTTGACACTGGAATTAATCATGTTATATAATCAAAGAGACTGAATTTATCTTGCACTGCACATAGTAGTAATGAAAGAGGATAATGTagacttcaatttttttttttttaaattctcatATCATTGAGGTTTgttgtgtttttttcttttcttatactATGTTAGTTTTGAAATTCAACATTTCTAATTTATACTTTATTATATATGCTTAGAAAATTGATACTTCTCCAATCTATTTCTTCCTATGAAAGTTTTTTAGAAATGTGTAAATAGTCTCTAGAGAAGATAGTTGTCATTCTGGTTTATTCTTTTCGCCGTTACTTAGAGTTGAGGCCTTTTTCGACATTTATCAGCTATATGTAAGTGATTATATTCGTTTGAGTCTCTTACTTATCTTTCTGGATTCATCTTTTAAAAGAAGTAGTAGACGATAATATTCAATATACAACATGTGAAATATTTTTTATCGCAATGATTAAAGAAGAGATATAGTTTAGTTACCAAACAAATTGATGTTTCCTTGACATCTGACATCAAATgtcaacataaaaaataaaataaaaataaattcataaaCCCACAGCTCTGGATATGATATCACTGCTTGTATTATCTTGATTAAGGAGCTGATCAATTTATTAATGTCATTCCAAATAATTAAACCAGAAGTGTTCTGTTTCAGGGTCTGAAGGAAGCAAGCTTGTAGATAAAGTTTTAAATCCTCAATACCTGAATAAAATATCAGACACATTTGGTAATCTTACTCAAACCATAAAAATGAAGGGTCCTTGGGCTTCAGCTTGGGTTGGAGAATCTGGTGGAGCCTACAACAGTGGAGGTCCTAATGTGTCTAACGCCTTCGTAGATAGCTTTTGGTAAATTTTCTTGCTTAATTTGATTTATAGTATTAACTAGCAGTCGAGTGAAGCAATTCCAGATACCATAATTCAGGCATGTgatatgatttttcatttttgccTTGCCTTTAACATGAATTATAGGTATTTAGATCAGCTTGGCATGGCGGCGAAGCACCATACTAAAGTATACTGCCGGCAGACTCTTATTGGTGGAAATTATGGGCTCCTTGATACCAGCACGTTTGTTCCAAATCCTGATTATTATAGGTGAGGTGCTTGACTACCTTATTCGACTTCACTATATTATTCAAAGTAGCAGGCTGTTATTTTTTAATATTCTGTGTTAGGTCCTTCACAATCTAATTAAAAAGTATCTGATCTGTTCATTTTCACTTCAATACAGTGCACTTCTTTGGCATAGACTGATGGGAAAAGAAGTTCTTGATGTTAGCAGCAACGCCTCACCATATTTGCGCTCTTATGCCCATTGTACAAAAGATAGAGTAAGAGTGCCATTTATATCCTGATTCACTTATGTAATCTGAAATGCATTATTTACTACATCGGAAAGGTATCTTGATACCAAGTGCTTTGAAGGCTCCCCAAAAAGGAATTACtgattttttttcgttttttgttTTTCATCTGCCGCACAAGGCATTGTGTCAATCTAACATTTTGCGAAGGCTCAAACATTAGAGCTGCTCTTAGTTAGACTACAAAGATGCAACGGCTCAAGTGCTTCTCTGACATAGTTTTGGATTATTTCAGAGTTCTAACACATAACGACCAAATGATTTGGGTTTTATGAACTCTGCAGGGGGAACTTATAGCTAGATGCAATACGTTACACTGCTTCCAGTGTAGACTATGCAATCAGCCTTACTTGATTTTTTCTGTCATGATGCATTTGCTAATTAGTTCAAAAACCAACCTTCGTGTTCTTGCACATCAGAATTGCAGCCAATGTCTCAAACTTATACTCTATGCTACTTATATTTTGCTTTTTCTGAAAAATGGATCATCAAAAATGAAGGATTATAGTTGATTCCCTCCTGCGCATATATCAACTTACTTGATTATTTACATATCCATGCTACTGCTGAAGACCAAAACCACATATTAAATTACTGATTTTGCCTTTGTGCAGGCAGGTGTGACTTTACTTCTGATCAATTTAAGCAACCAGATTCAGTATGGGGTCAACATCCAATCCAGTGCATATACCAGCTTGCAAGTCGGTGAGaaaaaaaatcacaagaaaaatgcATTCGTGCACGGTCTTAAAGAAACTGTTT
This DNA window, taken from Nicotiana tabacum cultivar K326 chromosome 4, ASM71507v2, whole genome shotgun sequence, encodes the following:
- the LOC107829601 gene encoding heparanase-like protein 2 isoform X1, whose translation is MDFRTLLLIFLALCPAFLAQTGEDTELMIDTSVKIAWTDDNYICATLDWWPKEKCNYKQCPWDLASIINLDLSHPFLENAIQAFKGLRLRLGGSLQDQVIYGVGNLKSSCHPFTKQRDGLFGFSKGCLHMHRWDELNNLFKKTGALVTFGLNALYGRRRINRHAWGGNWDSSNALDFIKYTVAKGYQIHSWEFGNELSGQGIGASVNAVQYGKDVIHLHNLIDQVYKNFDQRPLLLAPGGFYSPEWFSKLLEVSGPGIVNVLTHHIYNLGPGSEGSKLVDKVLNPQYLNKISDTFGNLTQTIKMKGPWASAWVGESGGAYNSGGPNVSNAFVDSFWYLDQLGMAAKHHTKVYCRQTLIGGNYGLLDTSTFVPNPDYYSALLWHRLMGKEVLDVSSNASPYLRSYAHCTKDRAGVTLLLINLSNQIQYGVNIQSSAYTSLQVGEKKNHKKNAFVHGLKETVSWVGSKSSDVTLYREEYHLTPEGGDLQSRTMLLNGKPLQLTETGDIPSLTPVLKNIESPISVAPLSIKFIVFPNFNSPSCR